In Thiofilum sp., the genomic window GCGTTTTGAGAAAATACCCAACCACAAGGCGGGAAATAAGGAAGCGGCAGCTAAACCAAAGGCGAGAGCCACCACTTCAGCCGCAAAGCCGGGCGGTTTTAAGCCCATATAACCCGCAATTACTATAGCAACGGTCATAGCAATACGCCCTATGGTGAGTTCTGCTCCCTCACTTAAATCAGGCTTGAGAATAGATTTAACAACATCGTGTGAAATAGCGGCAGCAATGGTAAGTAATAAGCCCGCAGCGGTAGAAAGAGCAGCCGCAATCGCACCTGCTGCGGTCAAGGCGACTAACCAGTTAGGCATACCTGCAATTTCTGGGTTAGCTAAGACAATCATATCGTTATCCAGTACTAATTCATTACCTTTCCAGCCATATTTAGCTAAAGGGCTTTGCTCGTGAGCTTGTTGTGCGAGGGTTAAATTGGCTTGAGCTTGAGCGATTTGTGCTTCAGTACCTGAACCGCTGAGTTGTTTAAGTCGTGCCTCACTTTGGCTTAAGCCCTTGTCATTGTAGTACTGGATGCGACCATCATTATTTTTATCAGTGAAAGTCACCAGACCCGTTTGCTCCCAGGTATACATCCAGTCGGGACGATATTCATAGACCAAATTAGCATCGGCTTGGTCAAGTGCTTTTAATTGAATGGCATTAGTAATATTTAAACGTGCCATTGCCCCTAAAGCTGGAGCCGTAGTATACAAAATAGCAATAAATAATAGAGTCCAAGCGGCGGAGCTACGGGTTTCACGCACAGTGGGTACAGTGAAAAAGCGCACAATAATATGCGGCAAGCCCGCTGTTCCCAGCATAAGTGTCATAGTGAGGAGAAACATATTGAGCTTATTCACATCACTATGCGTATAAGCATTAAAACCTAAATCAGTTACCAGTTTATCCAGTGCGTCTAATAGGTGCAGTGAAGGGTTACTCACCAGCGTACTGCCTAAGCCTATTTGAGGAAATAATTGTCCTGTGAGTTGCAAAGAAATAAAAATAGCGGGAATCGTATAGGCAAAAATTAATACAACATATTGGGCAATCTGTGTATAAGTAATGCCCTTCATTCCCCCTAACACCGCATAAATAAAAATAATCACCATCCCGATTAAGAGTCCAGTTTGTACTGACAGATCGAGAAAGCGTGCAAAGGTAACACCTACCCCTTTCATCTGACCGATAACATAAGTTAGTGAAACAATCAGTAAGCACAATACCGCGACTAAGCGGGCGGCATTGGAGTCATAGCGTAGACCAATGAATCCGGGGACAGTAAATTGACCTAACTTACGTAAATAGGGCACGATTAATAGTGCTAGTAAGACATAGCCCCCCGTCCAGCCCATAATAAAAGCAGACCCCTGATAACCACTAAAGGCTAAGATCCCCGCCATAGAAATGAAGGAAGCCGCAGACATCCAATCAGCAGCGGTGGCCATACCATTAGCAATCGGGTGTACTCCTTTGCCTGCCACGTAGAACTCGCTAGTAGTTCCGGCTCGTGCCCATATCGCTATGGCTAAATACAAGCCAAAACTCACCCCGACCACAATATAAGTCCAAAGCTGCAAATCACTCATCCCGTAGATCCTCGCGTAAATTACCAATGCACCGGTAGAAAGCTAACAAATAAAGTTGTGCCTAAATACGTGACATTAATTATAAGGTAGAAAAAAGCGTGTGCGCGGGAAGTTTAGAGCTTTAGAGCGAATTATTTATATGCTTAACATAGAGTTATTATAACTTAAGAAGAGAGTGACACTGTGACTGGCTAGGGGATTGTTTACGCTTCGCCCTAATATGGTGCATTGACTAGACTAAACTTGATAATAACGGGTGCTAGCTCCAGTAAAAACAATATCTAGCAAGGATGGCGTGATATTTGCATTTACAAAGCCTAATCACATAGCTAGTGCATACTTAAAATAGGTAAGTCCTCAATGAGAGTAATCAATGATCTGCTCAATATCATGACCAGTGCTATCGTGGTATTAGATCATGATCTGCATATCCTCTATATGAATCAATCGGCTGAAGTGTTGTTGGGGCAAAGTGTTCATCGCTCTTTGAGTCATCCCTTTTTACAGTTGATTAAAAGTGAGTCGTTTGCCGAGCAATTACGGCTAGCGCGTGGTTTGCGTGAGCCTCATGTGATTCGTGAGTGTGCGGTCGATTTAATCGGTTTAGAAAATATTACGATTGATTGCATTGTGACGCCCCTATTAGATAACGATCAAGAGGGCGAGCTATTGCTGGAGTTATGGCGTGTTGATCGTCAATTACGCATTGTGCGTGAAAAACAGCTACTTACCCAGCAACAAGCGATTCATGAAATGATCAGGGGTATTGCCCATGAGATTAAAAACCCGCTCGGTGGTTTACGCGGTGCGGCGCAATTATTAGAAAGTGAATTACCCGATCCAGCTTTAAAAGAATATACCCAGATTATTATTGCTGAGGCGGATCGACTCAAACAGTTAGTCAATAATATGTTGGGACCGCGCAAAATTCCTAATGTAGAGCGGGTTAATATTCATGAGGTACTGGAGCATGTACGTCACTTGGTGAGCAGTGATAGCACGAATGAAGTGACCTTTGAATTAGATTATGACCCTAGTATTCCCGATGTCATGATTGATCGCGGACAACTCATTCAGGTATGCCTCAATATAGTGAATAACGCCGTGCGTGCTACGCACTATAAAGGTACGGTGTGGTTGCGTACCCGCGTGATGCGACAATTTACTATTCGTCAGCATCGCCACCGCTTAGTTTTGAGGGTGGATATTGGTGATGATGGTGAGGGTATACCTGAGCATTTACGCGACAAACTATTTTTGCCTATGGTGAGTGGTTATGCCGACGGAACTGGGCTTGGTCTATCCATAGCGCAATCGATTATGCGTCAATACAGTGGAGTCATTCACTACGAATCAGAGCCGGGCAAAACCTGGTTTTCCATCTTAATTCCTTACTCAAATGGCAAGGAGAAAGCCTTATGCCCGAAAACATGATTTGGATTGCGGATGATGATCGCTCGATCCGCTGGGTACTGGAGCGTGCATTGCAGCGTGCTGATATGAAAGTACGTAGCTTTGAAAGTGGTGATCAAGTACTAGCCGCCTTACGCCAGCAGCAACCCATCGCTTTAT contains:
- a CDS encoding sodium:solute symporter family protein — its product is MSDLQLWTYIVVGVSFGLYLAIAIWARAGTTSEFYVAGKGVHPIANGMATAADWMSAASFISMAGILAFSGYQGSAFIMGWTGGYVLLALLIVPYLRKLGQFTVPGFIGLRYDSNAARLVAVLCLLIVSLTYVIGQMKGVGVTFARFLDLSVQTGLLIGMVIIFIYAVLGGMKGITYTQIAQYVVLIFAYTIPAIFISLQLTGQLFPQIGLGSTLVSNPSLHLLDALDKLVTDLGFNAYTHSDVNKLNMFLLTMTLMLGTAGLPHIIVRFFTVPTVRETRSSAAWTLLFIAILYTTAPALGAMARLNITNAIQLKALDQADANLVYEYRPDWMYTWEQTGLVTFTDKNNDGRIQYYNDKGLSQSEARLKQLSGSGTEAQIAQAQANLTLAQQAHEQSPLAKYGWKGNELVLDNDMIVLANPEIAGMPNWLVALTAAGAIAAALSTAAGLLLTIAAAISHDVVKSILKPDLSEGAELTIGRIAMTVAIVIAGYMGLKPPGFAAEVVALAFGLAAASLFPALWLGIFSKRMNQYGAISGMLTGLIVTLTYIFWFKGWGFIPETAMAPNNAQYWLWGISPEAFGAVGACINLLVAIAVAAVTSPPPAKIDQLVSEMRIPKHTQRLI
- the glnL gene encoding nitrogen regulation protein NR(II), whose product is MRVINDLLNIMTSAIVVLDHDLHILYMNQSAEVLLGQSVHRSLSHPFLQLIKSESFAEQLRLARGLREPHVIRECAVDLIGLENITIDCIVTPLLDNDQEGELLLELWRVDRQLRIVREKQLLTQQQAIHEMIRGIAHEIKNPLGGLRGAAQLLESELPDPALKEYTQIIIAEADRLKQLVNNMLGPRKIPNVERVNIHEVLEHVRHLVSSDSTNEVTFELDYDPSIPDVMIDRGQLIQVCLNIVNNAVRATHYKGTVWLRTRVMRQFTIRQHRHRLVLRVDIGDDGEGIPEHLRDKLFLPMVSGYADGTGLGLSIAQSIMRQYSGVIHYESEPGKTWFSILIPYSNGKEKALCPKT